The proteins below come from a single Bactrocera dorsalis isolate Fly_Bdor chromosome 5, ASM2337382v1, whole genome shotgun sequence genomic window:
- the LOC105226450 gene encoding elongation of very long chain fatty acids protein F has product MMDILESAYVLVTSPSPTKEGYDYLPYHGAILPVILIEIAYVSFVFRIGPWFMKNREPYKLTSVLRYYNIMQILFNAVMAFCGIYVYFYKKAVPITCITVLPWDHRFKSIEMVASYAYVINKFLDLFDTIFFVLRKSYKQVTFLHVYHHILMTSISFLYMRIIGTGGHAALTGIMNSIVHVIMYGYYFISASSPNVKNSLWWKKYITQIQIVQFVLALIHNLWPLIVDTNCAVSKTFCVFSVIQAVMMIYLFGSFYKKSYLDAKTKVQKSK; this is encoded by the exons ATGATGGATATTCTGGAAAGTGCCTACGTCCTGGTAACGAGTCCTAGCCCCACCAAGGAAG GTTACGACTATCTACCCTACCATGGTGCCATTCTGCCAGTTATCCTCATCGAGATCGCATATGTTTCGTTCGTTTTCAGAATAGGACCATGGTTTATGAAGAATCGGGAACCCTACAAGTTGACGAGCGTTTTGCGTTACTACAACATAATGCAGATACTTTTCAACGCTGTCATGGCGTTTTGT GGCATTTATGTGTACTTCTACAAGAAAGCCGTGCCCATTACTTGCATAACGGTGTTGCCTTGGGATCATCGGTTCAAGTCGATTGAAATGGTGGCTAGTTACGCTTATGTAATCAACAAGTTTCTCGATCTTTTCGATACGATATTCTTTGTGCTGCGCAAGAGCTATAAGCAAGTAACCTTCCTCCATGTCTATCATCACATCCTAATGACCAGCATATCATTTCTTTATATGCGCATTATTGGCACTGGTGGTCACGCGGCCCTCACCGGCATCATGAACTCCATTGTGCATGTGATAATGTACGGCTACTACTTCATAAGTGCCTCCAGTCCCAATGTGAAAAATTCGCTGTGGTGGAAAAAGTATATCACGCAAATACAAATTGTACAGTTTGTTTTGGCATTAATCCACAATCTGTGGCCACTAATCGTCGATACGAACTGTGCTGTGTCGAAAACATTCTGTGTGTTCTCTGTGATACAAGCCGTCATGATGATTTACCTCTTCGGTAGTTTCTATAAGAAAAGTTATTTGGATGCGAAGACGAAAGTTCAGAAGAGTAAGTAA
- the LOC125778916 gene encoding elongation of very long chain fatty acids protein F-like yields the protein MANIIDGIYEYLTTPGDLTTGNRFLPYHGAMLPYLLITIFYVLFVFKIGPFFMRKRQPYNLRSVLRYYNIAQIIYNAVITSLGIYLYVIKAPLALTCITILPTGHPLKNIEGVMGALYVFNKFIDYFDTIFFVLRKSYKQITFLHVYHHIMISTLSLMYMRYSGGGGHAVTIGILNSFVHAVMYTYYLVSASHPEMKNSLWWKKYVTKLQLIQFVVLFVHQIWPLVVQTDCDYPKSLLLLACSQAIFMIYLFSSFYIRTYITRPKKEARVAQETKTQ from the exons ATGGCGAACATAATCGACGGTATATACGAATATTTAACTACGCCAGGGGATCTAACCA CAGGCAACCGCTTTCTGCCCTACCATGGCGCCATGCTGCCATATCTGCTAATCACCATCTTCTATGTGTTGTTCGTATTCAAAATCGGGCCGTTCTTTATGAGAAAACGTCAGCCGTACAACCTGCGGTCAGTGCTACGGTACTACAATATTGCACAAATCATTTACAATGCCGTCATTACATCCTTG gGTATTTACTTGTATGTGATAAAAGCTCCGTTGGCACTCACCTGCATCACCATACTGCCCACCGGTCATCCGCTGAAAAATATTGAAGGAGTCATGGGCGCCTTGTATGTGTTCAACAAATTCATCGATTACTTTGACACAATTTTCTTTGTGCTGCGCAAGAGCTACAAGCAAATCACATTTCTGCACGTTTATCATCACATCATGATATCAACTCTGAGTTTGATGTACATGCGGTATTCGGGCGGTGGTGGGCATGCAGTCACGATTGGAATTTTGAATTCCTTTGTCCACGCGGTAATGTACACGTATTATCTGGTGAGTGCGTCGCATCCGGAAATGAAGAACTCGCTGTGGTGGAAGAAATATGTGACCAAACTGCAGCTCATCCAATTCGTGGTGTTATTCGTTCACCAAATATGGCCCTTGGTGGTGCAAACGGATTGCGATTATCCAAAGTCCCTCTTGCTGTTAGCATGTTCACAAGCTATCTTCATGATTTACCTTTTTAGTAGCTTTTATATTAGAACGTACATCACAAGACCGAAAAAGGAAGCCCGTGTAGCGCAGGAAACTAAAACacagtaa
- the LOC105226510 gene encoding odorant receptor 67d isoform X2 translates to MTTTKVRPTESFGKIIKFFHLISSLVGADVADENYRVNIITITLIICIVAYFIFTGTTVASVFSENWTYLLEASCMVGSVLQGITKLISAFAFAKEILGIRIELENLYREYEVKGDDYAEALNKSCERVWQVIKMVFLMHFMIPGIDVDTQVGYLMTLTLHTMCFLFGAFGLFAGDLFFLLFLGQPMLFLDLLVLKVKSLNEAAAENSSNAERLLIEIIEWHQYYTDYNLRCNRIFYYINSMQIVTSGISIICTLYIILLGDWPGAYLYILVAFGGLYLYCIMGTKIQTCNTAFCEELWNINFYDLEVKNQKMIIPILMKAQNPSEIKVGGFLPLSVQTALQITKTIYGIFTMMLRFLEENQ, encoded by the exons ATGACTACTACAAAAGTGCGCCCAACCGAATCGTTTGGGAAGATTATAAAGTTTTTCCATTTAATATCTAGTTTGGTCGGTGCTGATGTCGCCGATGAGAATTATCGCGTCAACATTATCACCATTACTTTGATAATCTGTATTGTGGCGTACTTCATCTTCACCGGGACCACAGTGGCCAGTGTCTTTTCGGAAAACTGGACTTACTTGCTGGAAGCGTCGTGTATGGTGGGCAGCGTGTTGCAGGGCATCACTAAACTCATTTCGGCGTTTGCTTTCGCCAAAGAAATCTTAGGCATTCGCATAGAGTTGGAAAATCTGTATCGTGAATATGAAGTGAAGGGCGACGACTACGCCGAGGCGCTAAACAAATCTTGTGAACGTGTGTGGCAAGTCATAAAAATG GTGtttttaatgcatttcatgatACCTGGCATTGATGTCGACACGCAAGTGGGTTATCTGATGACATTGACCCTGCATACTATGTGCTTTCTGTTTGGCGCTTTCGGTCTCTTCGCCGGCGATCTATTCTTTTTACTGTTCTTAGGACAGCCGATGTTGTTTCTTGATTTGTTGGTGTTGAAAGTGAAGTCGCTGAATGAGGCTGCTGCTGAAAATAGCAGTAACGCCGAACGGCTGCTAATCGAAATTATTGAGTGGCATCAATACTATACGGA CTACAATCTGCGTTGTAATCGTatcttttattatataaacaGCATGCAAATCGTCACATCGGGCATCTCAATTATATGCACGCTCTACATTATTCTACTGGGTGACTGGCCTGGAGCATACCTATATATTCTAGTCGCCTTTGGCGGCCTTTATCTATATTGTATAATGGGCACGAAAATTCAAACTTGC AATACCGCATTTTGCGAAGAGCTttggaatataaatttttacgaTTTAGAGGTGAAAAACCAGAAGATGATAATACCCATTTTAATGAAGGCACAAAATCCAAGTGAGATTAAAGTAGGCGGTTTCTTGCCACTCTCCGTACAAACTGCGCTTCAG ATTACAAAAACGATTTATGGGATATTTACTATGATGCTCCGCTTTTTGGAAGAgaaccaataa
- the LOC105226510 gene encoding odorant receptor 67d isoform X1 — MTTTKVRPTESFGKIIKFFHLISSLVGADVADENYRVNIITITLIICIVAYFIFTGTTVASVFSENWTYLLEASCMVGSVLQGITKLISAFAFAKEILGIRIELENLYREYEVKGDDYAEALNKSCERVWQVIKMVGQVYFVAGGGIILITIVLIFASNEKVFLMHFMIPGIDVDTQVGYLMTLTLHTMCFLFGAFGLFAGDLFFLLFLGQPMLFLDLLVLKVKSLNEAAAENSSNAERLLIEIIEWHQYYTDYNLRCNRIFYYINSMQIVTSGISIICTLYIILLGDWPGAYLYILVAFGGLYLYCIMGTKIQTCNTAFCEELWNINFYDLEVKNQKMIIPILMKAQNPSEIKVGGFLPLSVQTALQITKTIYGIFTMMLRFLEENQ, encoded by the exons ATGACTACTACAAAAGTGCGCCCAACCGAATCGTTTGGGAAGATTATAAAGTTTTTCCATTTAATATCTAGTTTGGTCGGTGCTGATGTCGCCGATGAGAATTATCGCGTCAACATTATCACCATTACTTTGATAATCTGTATTGTGGCGTACTTCATCTTCACCGGGACCACAGTGGCCAGTGTCTTTTCGGAAAACTGGACTTACTTGCTGGAAGCGTCGTGTATGGTGGGCAGCGTGTTGCAGGGCATCACTAAACTCATTTCGGCGTTTGCTTTCGCCAAAGAAATCTTAGGCATTCGCATAGAGTTGGAAAATCTGTATCGTGAATATGAAGTGAAGGGCGACGACTACGCCGAGGCGCTAAACAAATCTTGTGAACGTGTGTGGCAAGTCATAAAAATGGTGGGACAAGtgtattttgttgctggcggtggcaTAATATTGATTACCATCGTTTTGATATTTGCATCTAACGAAAAGGTGtttttaatgcatttcatgatACCTGGCATTGATGTCGACACGCAAGTGGGTTATCTGATGACATTGACCCTGCATACTATGTGCTTTCTGTTTGGCGCTTTCGGTCTCTTCGCCGGCGATCTATTCTTTTTACTGTTCTTAGGACAGCCGATGTTGTTTCTTGATTTGTTGGTGTTGAAAGTGAAGTCGCTGAATGAGGCTGCTGCTGAAAATAGCAGTAACGCCGAACGGCTGCTAATCGAAATTATTGAGTGGCATCAATACTATACGGA CTACAATCTGCGTTGTAATCGTatcttttattatataaacaGCATGCAAATCGTCACATCGGGCATCTCAATTATATGCACGCTCTACATTATTCTACTGGGTGACTGGCCTGGAGCATACCTATATATTCTAGTCGCCTTTGGCGGCCTTTATCTATATTGTATAATGGGCACGAAAATTCAAACTTGC AATACCGCATTTTGCGAAGAGCTttggaatataaatttttacgaTTTAGAGGTGAAAAACCAGAAGATGATAATACCCATTTTAATGAAGGCACAAAATCCAAGTGAGATTAAAGTAGGCGGTTTCTTGCCACTCTCCGTACAAACTGCGCTTCAG ATTACAAAAACGATTTATGGGATATTTACTATGATGCTCCGCTTTTTGGAAGAgaaccaataa
- the LOC105226509 gene encoding odorant receptor 67d: protein MSIKHIRPTASFAKLVKTVRFISSLVGADVSTENYQVNIITIIVIICIIMYFIFTATTVASVFSENWTYLLEASCMLGSVLQGITKLISGISRTNEVSGMRLELEELYRVYETKGESYCKVMNACCERVWQLIKMVGLIYGAAIVGNLLLTSFMLFFTNQKIYIMHFFIPGVDVETSFGYLLTTALHSLCFLAGCFGLFGGDLFFLIYLGQPELFRDILILKVHELNEAAAQKDNKTESLLISIIEWHQYYTDYNERCNEIFYYIITMQILTSGVSIVFTMYIILMGDWPGAYLYILIALSSLYLYCIIGTNIQTCNETFFEELYNINWYELDVKERKLMILVLMKSQNPSEIKIGGVLPLSVQTALQITKTIYGIFTMMLGFLDEEQ, encoded by the exons ATGAGTATTAAACACATCAGGCCTACCGCATCCTTTGCTAAGCTCGTGAAGACGGTTCGCTTTATTTCCAGCTTGGTCGGCGCGGATGTCTCCACGGAGAATTATCAAGTCAACATCATCACCATTATTGTGATAATCTGCATTATCATGTACTTCATCTTCACCGCAACCACAGTGGCCAGTGTCTTCTCGGAGAATTGGACATATCTACTGGAGGCATCATGTATGCTGGGCAGCGTATTGCAAGGCATCACTAAACTCATTTCGGGCATCAGCCGCACCAATGAAGTCTCCGGCATGCGCTTGGAATTGGAAGAACTTTATCGTGTATATGAGACCAAAGGAGAGTCATATTGTAAGGTAATGAATGCGTGTTGCGAACGTGTGTGGCAGCTCATAAAAATGGTGGGACTTATTTACGGTGCGGCAATTGTTGGAAATCTACTGCTTACAAGCTTTATGCTATTCTTTACAAATCAGAAAATCTATATTATGCACTTCTTCATACCCGGCGTGGACGTTGAGACGTCTTTCGGTTATCTATTGACAACAGCTTTGCATTCGTTGTGTTTTCTAGCTGGTTGTTTTGGCCTCTTTGGAGGTGatttatttttcctaatttatCTGGGGCAACCCGAGTTGTTTCGCGACATTTTGATATTGAAAGTGCACGAACTTAACGAAGCGGCCGCTCAAAAGGACAATAAAACTGAAAGCCTATTAATTAGTATTATTGAATGGCATCAATACTACACGGA TTACAATGAACGTTGTAATGAGATATTCTATTACATAATCACTATGCAAATTCTGACGTCGGGCGTCTCAATCGTCTTCACTATGTACATCATACTAATGGGCGACTGGCCGGGGGcatatttgtacattttaatAGCATTAAGTAGCCTCTACCTGTACTGCATTATTGGCACGAATATACAAACGTGT aaCGAGACATTCTTTGAGGAACTTTACAACATAAATTGGTACGAATTGGATGTGAAAGAGCGCAAATTGATGATACTAGTTTTAATGAAATCACAAAATCCAAGCGAGATCAAAATTGGAGGCGTCCTGCCACTCTCCGTTCAAACTGCACTTCAA ataacaAAGACAATTTATGGCATTTTCACTATGATGTTGGGATTTTTGGATGAAGAACAGTAA